The Porites lutea chromosome 4, jaPorLute2.1, whole genome shotgun sequence genome contains a region encoding:
- the LOC140935441 gene encoding uncharacterized protein, whose product MVELYCPPLEQAIRSGDYRELIWKVADPCDKSEREIGYCNEKLRCTRYNSLGNFEKRITIGSDPVNGTLYVEQWIKDDLLTFTCSVQRKQNKHPLVYQVNVSSSVNCLTLIANQAFNLSGALGKMVSIGNIQDMWWYWIKRDGKTQKIAYCNSQSCVFDECNSTCQSRLRIDGATLELTEVREEDRGLQLQCQIFPKFQVYKMKISVVLPKDSVSSTSSTLGKNEKVPSNNTERTTETPRKSKAGTHGTQNSASSRTLLAFTSILIISFVF is encoded by the exons ATGGTCGAATTGTATTGTCCTCCTCTTGAGCAAGCCATCCGGAGCGGAGATTACAGAGAACTCATCTGGAAAGTCGCCGACCCTTGTGACAAATCTGAACGAGAAATTGGTTATTGTAATGAAAAACTCCGCTGTACCAGATACAATTCCCTGGGAAACTTTGAGAAACGTATAACGATCGGAAGTGATCCTGTAAATGGGACATTGTACGTGGAGCAGTGGATCAAGGATGACTTACTGACATTTACATGCTCTGTGcaaagaaaacagaacaaaCACCCACTCGTTTACCAAGTAAATGTTTCCTCTTCCGTGAATT GCCTGACTTTAATTGCAAATCAAGCTTTTAACCTCAGCGGGGCTCTTGGTAAAATGGTCTCCATAGGTAACATTCAAGACATGTGGTGGTACTGGATCAAACGCGATGGAAAAACGCAGAAGATTGCATATTGTAACTCCCAGTCGTGCGTGTTCGACGAGTGTAACAGTACCTGTCAATCAAGGCTCAGGATTGACGGAGCGACACTGGAATTGACGGAAGTTAGGGAAGAAGACCGTGGTTTGCAATTACAATGCCAAATATTTCCCAAATTCCAGGTGTACAAGATGAAAATCAGTGTTGTACTACCAAAAG ACTCTGTTAGCAGTACAAGTAGTACTCTTGGCAAGAATGAAAAGGTACCTTCTAACAACACTGAGAGGACTACCGAAACACCAAGAAAGAGCAAAGCTGGGACCCATGGTACCCAAAATTCGGCAAGCAGCAGGACCTTATTAGCATTTACGTCAATTCTGatcatttcatttgttttttag